The following DNA comes from Pseudomonas triticicola.
TCGCGCCGACCGATATCGGCGAACTCAACAGCGGCGACAAGCGCTGCCTGGTGCCGCTGACCGTCGCTGACCTGGCCGATCTCTACGACGCTTATCCACAAGCGCGGCTGCTCGCCGGCGGCACCGATCTGGCGCTGGAAGTCACCCAGTTCCACCGCACCCTGCCGGTGATGATCTACGTCGGCAACGTCGCCGAAATGAAGTGCATCGAAACCTTCGATGACCGCATCGAAATCGGCGCCGCCACCGCCCTCTCCGACTGCTACGAGGCCTTGAATGCCGAGTACCCGGACTTCGGCGAACTGCTGCACCGCTTCGCCTCGTTGCAGATCCGCAATCAAGGCACCCTCGGCGGCAACATCGGCAACGCCTCGCCGATCGGTGACTCGCCACCGCTGCTGATCGCCCTCGGCGCGCAGATCGTGCTGTGCAAAGGCGAAACCCGCCGCACGCTGAACCTGGAAGATTACTTCATCGACTACCGCGTCACCGCGCGCCAGGAAAGCGAGTTCATCGAAAAAATCATCGTCCCGCGCGCCAGCGCCGAGCAGTTGTTCCGTGCCTATAAAGTGTCGAAGCGCCTGGATGATGACATCTCCGCCGTCTGCGCTGCCTTCAATCTGCGCGTGGAAAATGGCGTGATCGCCGACGCCCGGTTGGCCTTCGGCGGCATGGCGGCGATTCCGAAACGCGCTGCGCACTGCGAAGCCGTGCTGCAAGGCGCGCCGTTCAACAACGCCGTGATCGAGCGCGCCTGCGCCGCGCTGGCCGAAGACTTCACGCCGCTCTCGGACTTCCGCGCCAGCAAGGAATATCGCCTGCTCAGCGCGCAGAACCTGCTACGCAAATACTTCATCGAACTGCAAACACCGCACATCGAGACTCGGGTGACCGCTTATGTCTAATCATCACGCCGTAGAGAAGACCCAGGCTGAATTGGCCGAATTGTTCGCCAAGGATCTGACCACCGGTGTCGGTCGCAGCGTCAAGCACGACAGCGCCGCCAAGCATGTGTCCGGTGAAGCGCAGTACATCGATGATCGCCTGGAATTCCCCAACCAATTGCACCTGTATGCACGCCTGTCGGACCGCGCCCACGCGAAAATTCTCAGCATCGACACGTCGCCGTGCTACGCCTTCGAAGGCGTGCGCATCGTCATCACCCACGAAGACGTGCCGGGCCTGAAAGACATCGGCCCGCTGATGCCGGGCGATCCGCTGCTGGCCATCGATGATGTGCAGTTCGTCGGCCAACCGGTGCTGGCGGTAGCGGCGAAAGACCTGGAAACCGCGCGCAAGGCAGCAATGGCGGCGATCATCGAATACGAAGATCTGGAACCGGTGCTCGACGTCGTCGAAGCCCTGCGCAAGCGCCATTTCGTGCTCGACAGCCACACCCACCAGCGCGGCGACTCGGCCTCTGCACTGGCCACGGCTGAACACCGTATTCAGGGCACGCTGCACATCGGCGGCCAGGAGCACTTCTATCTGGAGACACAAATCTCCTCGGTGATGCCCACTGAAGACGGCGGCATGATCGTCTACTGCTCGACGCAGAACCCGACCGAAGTGCAGAAACTGGTCGCCGAAGTGCTCGACGTGTCGATGAACAAGATCGTTGTCGACATGCGCCGCATGGGTGGTGGTTTCGGTGGCAAGGAAACCCAGGCCGCGAGCCCGGCGTGCCTGTGCGCGGTGGTCGCGCACCTCACCGGCCAACCGACCAAGATGCGCCTGCCGCGCGTCGAAGACATGCTGATGACCGGCAAGCGCCACCCGTTCTACGTTGA
Coding sequences within:
- the xdhA gene encoding xanthine dehydrogenase small subunit — encoded protein: MIQFLLNQELRSEHALDPNLTVLNYLREHVGKPGTKEGCASGDCGACTVVVGELQTDDTGREHIRYRSLNSCLTFVSSLHGKQLISVEDLKHKGELHSVQKAMVECHGSQCGFCTPGFVMSLFALQKNSDAPDQAKAHEALAGNLCRCTGYRPILAAAEQSCCAKPADQFDAREAETIARLKAIAPTDIGELNSGDKRCLVPLTVADLADLYDAYPQARLLAGGTDLALEVTQFHRTLPVMIYVGNVAEMKCIETFDDRIEIGAATALSDCYEALNAEYPDFGELLHRFASLQIRNQGTLGGNIGNASPIGDSPPLLIALGAQIVLCKGETRRTLNLEDYFIDYRVTARQESEFIEKIIVPRASAEQLFRAYKVSKRLDDDISAVCAAFNLRVENGVIADARLAFGGMAAIPKRAAHCEAVLQGAPFNNAVIERACAALAEDFTPLSDFRASKEYRLLSAQNLLRKYFIELQTPHIETRVTAYV